One Glaciihabitans arcticus DNA window includes the following coding sequences:
- a CDS encoding family 16 glycoside hydrolase, whose protein sequence is MPSNIPPAERRPLSRRRSAAILAGSLVGLLALTGWAPTAMAAEPEQEPGVTLRSYQLPPGLQDFCTLKSATTPNVDKLTPTINYVTTGDFGLSDNFLSIVTANLNIANQGVYTFRLTSDDGSRLKIDNNLVVDHGGLHGNTSKEGTATLTAGAHALRIDYFEAGDGQELKLEWKKPGDAAFAIVPSTALSTEAGVVRVTAPGTKYCEGATDTAGDGLRLDAVNPNYTLTNLRPEGFEPEVTGLAFLGDKLVVTTAGSVSSGGWVQNPKPGEVFLLDNVVGATTQGQVTYKKIATGLLNPMGVDVIGNDIYVSERYQLTKLTDPDGDGQYDVKTKVAGWPDGGNFHEFAFGLVHDDTNFYVNLSVAINNGGASTVPQPGANRGTSIKINRSTGAVSYVAGGLRTPNGVVLNEAGELFGTDNQGGWLPASKLVQIKQGRFFNHFTTPAGQFDTAPVTPPVLWIPQNEIGNSPSSPMFVKNGPFVGQMLIGDVTYGGLQRAFLEKVGGEYQGAIFRHTAGLEAGVNRTITGPDGAIYIGGIGEGGNWGESDKLRFGLQKLTPAGDNTFDMKAVKITATGFDIDYTKPVSDETIAKIAASYKVKQWRYVATPDYGGPKVDEETLVVSGASVSADKKTVSVTVPGVKPGRVVHIRSPRPFASSTGTELWNTEAWYTANSVPGYVPPADKGWYEAEDAALASGAKVDTEHNGYSGSGFAGGTFNAGASVTFTTSVATAGTYPVNVRYANGPNPFEGTKTYALYVNGVKQPAWSFPKTANWKTWATATRNLALTAGSNTIALKFDADVQGNVNFDALSIGASQDICAPVAGEAGYTGLFDGTLASFDKWKMSGPGSFGRITDDCSLRGSGGLGLLWYGDKKFDSYSLKLDWKLVADHNGGVFVGFPDPGNDPFVAVNKGYEIQIDATDAADRTTGSIYTFQGATPAAVTAALKPVGSWNSYEIVVKGQTIKVVLNGTVVNQFTSTDPARDISTGFVGVQNHGAGEAVSYRNIRIKELAADLNIAATVEIRCVAGKALVAVRATNNDTINADVTISTPYGDKTLAAVKPGAALFNTFTTRLASLPAGVAKVTATGGGRTGAVDVPWVAKNCG, encoded by the coding sequence TGAGAGACGACCCCTCTCTCGGCGCAGGTCCGCAGCCATCCTGGCCGGATCACTGGTCGGCCTTCTGGCCCTGACCGGATGGGCCCCCACCGCCATGGCGGCGGAGCCCGAGCAGGAGCCGGGCGTCACGCTCCGCTCGTACCAGCTCCCCCCGGGGCTGCAGGACTTCTGCACGCTCAAGTCGGCCACGACCCCGAACGTCGACAAGCTCACCCCGACCATCAACTACGTCACCACCGGTGACTTCGGGCTGAGCGACAACTTCCTGTCGATCGTCACCGCCAACCTGAACATCGCTAACCAGGGCGTCTATACGTTCCGCCTGACAAGCGATGACGGCTCGCGCCTCAAGATCGACAACAACCTCGTCGTCGACCACGGCGGGCTGCACGGCAACACGTCCAAGGAGGGCACCGCAACGCTCACCGCGGGTGCCCACGCGCTGCGCATCGACTACTTCGAGGCCGGCGACGGCCAGGAGCTCAAGCTCGAGTGGAAGAAGCCCGGCGACGCCGCCTTTGCCATCGTGCCGAGCACGGCGCTGAGCACAGAGGCAGGCGTCGTGCGCGTTACGGCCCCCGGCACCAAGTACTGCGAGGGAGCAACCGACACCGCCGGTGACGGACTGCGCCTCGACGCCGTCAACCCCAACTACACCCTGACGAACCTCCGCCCCGAGGGCTTCGAGCCCGAGGTCACCGGACTCGCCTTCCTCGGCGACAAGCTGGTCGTCACCACCGCAGGCTCCGTGAGTTCGGGTGGCTGGGTGCAGAACCCGAAGCCGGGTGAGGTCTTCCTCCTCGACAACGTGGTCGGTGCAACCACGCAGGGACAGGTCACCTACAAGAAGATCGCGACCGGCCTGCTCAACCCCATGGGCGTCGACGTGATCGGCAACGACATCTACGTCTCCGAGCGGTACCAGCTGACCAAGCTGACCGACCCCGACGGCGACGGACAGTACGACGTCAAGACGAAGGTCGCGGGCTGGCCCGACGGCGGCAACTTCCACGAGTTCGCCTTCGGCCTCGTGCACGACGACACGAACTTCTACGTGAACCTCTCGGTCGCGATCAACAACGGTGGCGCGTCCACCGTGCCGCAGCCGGGTGCGAACCGCGGAACGTCGATCAAGATCAACCGGTCGACCGGTGCGGTCAGCTATGTCGCCGGTGGTCTACGCACCCCGAACGGCGTTGTGCTGAACGAAGCCGGCGAACTGTTCGGCACGGACAACCAGGGCGGCTGGCTCCCCGCCAGCAAGCTCGTTCAGATCAAGCAGGGTCGCTTCTTCAACCACTTCACGACTCCTGCCGGTCAGTTCGACACCGCACCCGTGACGCCTCCCGTGCTGTGGATCCCGCAGAACGAGATCGGCAACTCGCCGAGCTCCCCGATGTTCGTGAAGAACGGACCGTTCGTCGGCCAGATGCTCATCGGCGACGTGACCTACGGCGGACTGCAGCGCGCATTCCTCGAGAAGGTCGGCGGCGAGTACCAGGGCGCGATCTTCCGCCACACCGCTGGACTCGAAGCCGGCGTCAACCGCACGATCACCGGTCCCGACGGCGCCATCTACATCGGCGGCATCGGTGAGGGCGGCAACTGGGGAGAGTCGGACAAGCTCCGCTTCGGACTGCAGAAGCTCACCCCCGCCGGCGACAACACCTTCGACATGAAGGCCGTGAAGATCACCGCGACCGGATTCGACATCGACTACACCAAGCCGGTCTCCGACGAGACGATCGCCAAGATCGCTGCGTCGTACAAGGTGAAGCAGTGGCGCTATGTCGCAACGCCCGACTACGGCGGACCCAAGGTCGACGAGGAGACGCTCGTCGTCTCCGGCGCGTCGGTCTCCGCGGACAAGAAGACCGTCTCCGTGACGGTCCCGGGCGTCAAGCCCGGACGCGTTGTGCACATCCGCTCCCCGCGTCCGTTCGCGTCGTCCACGGGCACCGAACTCTGGAATACCGAGGCCTGGTACACGGCCAACTCGGTCCCCGGGTACGTTCCTCCGGCCGACAAGGGCTGGTACGAGGCAGAGGATGCCGCTCTCGCGAGCGGCGCCAAGGTCGACACCGAGCACAACGGCTACTCGGGCTCCGGTTTCGCCGGTGGCACGTTCAACGCGGGCGCGTCGGTCACGTTCACGACGAGCGTCGCGACTGCGGGAACCTACCCGGTCAACGTGCGCTACGCGAACGGTCCCAACCCGTTCGAGGGCACGAAGACCTACGCCCTCTACGTGAACGGTGTGAAGCAGCCCGCGTGGTCGTTCCCGAAGACCGCCAACTGGAAGACGTGGGCCACCGCCACCCGCAACCTCGCCCTCACGGCGGGGAGCAACACGATCGCGCTGAAGTTCGACGCGGACGTGCAGGGCAACGTGAACTTCGACGCCCTGTCGATCGGAGCGAGCCAGGACATCTGCGCACCTGTCGCCGGTGAGGCCGGCTACACCGGACTCTTCGACGGAACTCTCGCGAGCTTCGACAAGTGGAAGATGTCCGGTCCGGGCTCCTTCGGGCGCATCACCGACGACTGCTCCCTCCGGGGCAGCGGCGGTCTGGGCCTGCTCTGGTACGGCGACAAGAAGTTCGACTCGTACAGCCTCAAGCTGGACTGGAAGCTCGTCGCCGACCACAACGGTGGAGTGTTCGTCGGATTCCCGGACCCGGGCAACGACCCGTTCGTGGCCGTGAACAAGGGCTACGAGATCCAGATCGACGCGACTGACGCGGCCGATCGCACCACGGGTTCGATCTACACCTTCCAGGGTGCGACTCCGGCAGCGGTCACGGCGGCTCTCAAGCCGGTCGGCAGCTGGAACTCGTACGAGATCGTGGTGAAGGGCCAGACCATCAAGGTCGTGCTCAACGGCACCGTCGTGAACCAGTTCACCAGCACGGATCCCGCGAGAGACATCTCGACCGGTTTCGTGGGCGTGCAGAACCACGGTGCGGGCGAGGCGGTCTCCTACCGCAACATCCGCATCAAGGAGCTGGCGGCCGACCTGAACATCGCAGCTACCGTCGAGATCCGTTGTGTCGCAGGCAAGGCGCTCGTCGCCGTGCGGGCGACGAACAACGACACGATCAACGCGGACGTGACCATCAGCACCCCCTACGGTGACAAGACGCTGGCGGCGGTGAAGCCGGGCGCTGCCCTCTTCAACACCTTCACCACGCGCCTCGCCAGCCTGCCGGCCGGTGTCGCGAAGGTGACGGCGACCGGCGGCGGTCGCACAGGTGCGGTCGACGTGCCCTGGGTCGCGAAGAACTGCGGCTGA
- a CDS encoding FAD-dependent monooxygenase: METLSTSVVIVGAGPTGLMLATCLARLGVPYLILDRKSGPTRESRAVVLHSRTLEILDQLGLADRVLAEATVASAFRPGYRSTPFRRINLRALAEGTTPYPHLYVLEQSRTEAILGERLRELGGSVLWEHGVDGVEETTDGVRVTASEISIEARYLVGADGSASPVRELAGIAFEGRTNEHTFYVMDGHGVRGLDPEVVNVRLGERDFLLTFPMGAVDHARLIGVVPTGTGVAIDEADARLAMQRAFGVSYEESPWFSTYRVHHKVARDFRAGSILLAGDSAHVHSPVGAQGMNTGLQDAHNLACKLADVFTGRAPDSYLDRYAAERRPVALRLVSTTDRVFGAVTSDRLAARFGRRWVLRFVLPVVAATVPRLRGSARIFEYLSQTRIHYWMTPGAHGKRGVVVGRRLPWNGDNHESLRAMAWQVHAYGAAPEVDLDLPVERFPLVRNKRLVDGMLYLVRPDGFVAASATADDAAAVFARSLPRP, from the coding sequence ATGGAGACCCTGAGCACTTCAGTGGTGATCGTCGGCGCCGGCCCGACCGGGCTGATGCTGGCCACTTGCCTCGCGCGGCTCGGTGTGCCGTATCTCATCCTCGATCGCAAGAGCGGCCCGACCCGCGAGTCACGCGCGGTTGTGCTGCACTCGCGCACGCTGGAGATTCTCGACCAGCTCGGCCTCGCCGATCGGGTGCTCGCCGAGGCGACCGTCGCCAGCGCCTTCCGGCCCGGATATCGGAGCACACCGTTCCGCCGCATCAACCTGCGCGCGCTGGCCGAGGGCACCACGCCGTACCCGCACCTGTACGTGCTCGAGCAGAGTCGCACCGAGGCGATCCTCGGCGAGCGGCTGCGGGAGCTCGGCGGTTCGGTGCTCTGGGAGCACGGCGTCGACGGTGTCGAGGAGACGACTGACGGCGTGCGCGTCACGGCGAGTGAGATCTCGATCGAGGCGCGGTACCTGGTCGGTGCGGACGGCAGCGCGTCACCCGTGCGCGAGCTCGCCGGCATCGCATTCGAAGGCCGCACCAATGAGCACACCTTCTACGTGATGGATGGGCACGGCGTGCGCGGCCTCGACCCTGAAGTCGTCAACGTGCGACTCGGCGAGCGCGACTTCCTGCTGACCTTTCCGATGGGCGCGGTCGACCACGCGCGACTCATCGGTGTGGTTCCCACCGGTACCGGCGTAGCGATCGACGAGGCGGATGCGCGGCTCGCCATGCAGCGCGCCTTCGGCGTGAGCTACGAGGAGTCACCGTGGTTCTCGACTTACCGCGTGCACCACAAGGTGGCGCGCGACTTCCGCGCCGGGTCCATCCTGCTCGCCGGGGATTCGGCGCACGTGCACTCCCCGGTTGGCGCGCAGGGCATGAACACGGGCCTGCAGGACGCCCACAACCTGGCCTGCAAGCTCGCCGACGTGTTCACCGGCCGGGCGCCCGACTCCTACCTCGATCGATACGCAGCGGAGCGCCGACCCGTTGCGCTGCGCCTCGTGAGCACCACCGATCGTGTCTTCGGGGCGGTCACTTCCGATCGGCTCGCAGCCCGGTTCGGCCGGCGCTGGGTGCTGCGCTTTGTGCTCCCCGTGGTCGCCGCGACGGTGCCCCGGCTCCGCGGCTCCGCGCGGATCTTCGAGTACCTGTCACAGACGCGCATCCACTACTGGATGACGCCCGGCGCACACGGCAAACGCGGGGTGGTCGTCGGGCGGCGGCTGCCCTGGAACGGCGACAACCACGAGTCGCTGCGAGCCATGGCGTGGCAGGTGCACGCCTACGGCGCCGCGCCCGAGGTTGACCTGGACCTTCCCGTCGAGCGCTTCCCGCTAGTGCGCAACAAGCGTCTTGTCGACGGAATGCTCTACCTCGTGCGGCCGGACGGGTTCGTCGCCGCCTCCGCCACCGCGGACGACGCGGCTGCGGTCTTTGCCCGGTCGCTTCCGCGGCCCTAG
- a CDS encoding FAD-binding oxidoreductase has product MTTQHTAPLASSPGEPGYTDAIAAFNLLPSITPARTVVARSALDAQAAIRYATERGRPVSVITTGHSLGSSQPLDGALLVRTAFEATVRVDPLRRTAQIPAGATWADVVAAATPHGLVALHGSSGTVGAIGYLLRGGLSFYGREFGIAANSITSITIALADSSIVTASATSDAELFWALRGGGGGFGIVLEIEIELRPMWKVLTGITIWDSTHAADIIPRWLDWAKTAPPEISTSLRVLNLPPLPGIPPMLQGRQVIAIDGSVSIVGPNLLGQSVSIADELLAPLRASAEPILDTWDAVEPDALLLTHMDPPEPLPYIGDHFLVSGVDEADVTALLALIGPGSDSMLSAVEFRQLGGAIAEPSAAGGAFDRTGAEHAFLVVAAIGGPATVEAQHATMAAARAALSHRDTGYTAPTFVESTDQPSRTFDDYTAARVESIRSRVDPTGLFSLMVSRANR; this is encoded by the coding sequence ATGACAACTCAGCACACCGCCCCGCTCGCATCCTCCCCCGGTGAACCGGGTTACACCGACGCGATCGCCGCCTTCAACCTCCTCCCCTCCATCACCCCAGCCCGCACGGTCGTCGCCCGCAGCGCTCTCGACGCCCAGGCAGCCATCCGCTACGCAACCGAGCGCGGCCGCCCGGTCAGCGTGATCACAACCGGCCACAGCCTCGGGTCGTCACAGCCCCTCGACGGCGCGCTCCTCGTGCGCACCGCCTTCGAGGCAACCGTGCGTGTCGACCCGCTGCGACGGACGGCTCAGATTCCGGCCGGTGCCACCTGGGCCGACGTTGTGGCCGCGGCCACCCCGCACGGGCTCGTCGCCCTGCACGGCTCGAGCGGCACCGTCGGCGCTATCGGCTACCTGCTGCGCGGCGGCCTCAGCTTCTATGGCCGCGAGTTCGGCATCGCGGCGAACAGCATCACCTCGATCACCATCGCTCTCGCGGACTCGTCCATCGTCACTGCCAGCGCGACGAGCGACGCCGAGCTGTTCTGGGCCCTGCGCGGTGGTGGAGGTGGCTTCGGGATCGTGCTCGAGATCGAGATCGAACTCAGACCCATGTGGAAGGTGCTCACCGGCATCACCATCTGGGACTCGACCCACGCGGCAGACATCATCCCGCGCTGGCTGGACTGGGCGAAGACAGCTCCGCCCGAGATCTCCACCTCGCTGCGCGTGCTCAACCTGCCACCGCTGCCCGGTATCCCACCGATGCTGCAGGGCCGGCAGGTGATCGCGATCGACGGCTCCGTCTCGATCGTCGGCCCGAACCTGCTCGGCCAGAGCGTGAGCATCGCCGACGAACTGCTTGCTCCCCTGCGTGCGTCCGCCGAGCCGATCCTCGACACCTGGGATGCCGTCGAGCCCGACGCGCTGCTGCTCACCCACATGGACCCGCCCGAGCCGCTGCCCTACATCGGTGACCACTTCCTCGTGAGCGGCGTCGACGAGGCGGACGTCACCGCACTTCTCGCCCTCATCGGCCCGGGGAGCGACTCCATGCTCTCCGCCGTCGAGTTCCGTCAGCTGGGAGGCGCAATAGCCGAGCCGTCCGCCGCGGGTGGGGCCTTCGACCGCACCGGAGCCGAGCATGCCTTCCTCGTCGTGGCCGCGATCGGCGGCCCCGCGACGGTCGAGGCGCAGCACGCGACCATGGCCGCCGCGCGCGCGGCTCTCTCCCACCGCGACACGGGATACACCGCTCCCACGTTCGTCGAATCGACCGACCAGCCGAGCCGCACCTTCGACGACTACACGGCCGCGCGGGTCGAGTCGATCCGCAGCCGAGTGGACCCGACGGGCCTGTTCTCGCTGATGGTCTCCCGCGCCAACCGCTAG
- a CDS encoding ABC transporter permease encodes MKRSWLFGTLLRRTGAQWRLLAAVIAVALIAGSLITSLGLLVTATEQGGIRGALADIPESQRSIELRVIRPSLDIADVRPAMDAAVTDALAGSATTTAVGVALSGFEEVPAVGELPAIGYLGDLDGITEHAALVDGEWAAGGQDVTLPAAAAKALRLGIGDTIEVARQDVTVVGTYLANDSSESYWSRDWLHGKGNDPVYPRPDVGFYEPTNAFGPLIVAPGGLDAFFAGIAFVDVEYLPTFSAVTVEGLEPLLQRLDDANTDVPAAVTSGSEAIFYSSDVTYSIQAVAGSLVVTRSTVVVVGLLLLVLGIAAMAQIARLFVDARSSERQLMRARGASLRHIIALAFVEAVFVGAVTAAASAPLAALAYRVLAAQPPMVRAGMPVDAGLPPIAWIISGGIAAAFVSALVLPLLGRERSFVSSEQAKARPRLATGIMRSGVDVVLVILAGVAVWQLQSYRSPVASGSSLSVDPVLAAGPALVLLATALVCVRLIPAASRLVERIGEGSRGAVLALAAWEVGRRPQRATAAVLLLSLTLAVGTFGLAFLDTWRQSQVDQAELAAGAPVRVRADREVPAAQVTELERGARGAAEPVMRRTAGVGQNGTEGSSSSAILLGLSAGARELMGRGRVGEEGGDALVRVLAPNGGDATGITLPADRLTFTVQLGDASAPLSGVSGDMRAILDNGAGVLSVEPIGKVPIDGLAHEVSAGFEGVQTLVGIQARFFADNEAESPGAPIRMLVKGIPDSPTEWNPSTTDTLGLAPEIVEPPEGWQFAMDLVVPPNVSDLVVSGVGWKPYAAIPAVSTQRFADDLFLQNGAILSAEVGGASVRLSLDGIVPMVPGVATLSDLEAGSSGLGAVGSQGDTIVVDQELLARALAEQGTTDPLVDEWWLDVAPGQGAAYVSSHDGAISSEVLGTTLQEAPLRVGTQAALWLAIAAGALLAAVGFAAHSTATLRARRLELAQLRAIGFTRRRLVGLIGGESLLMAGLGALFGVGIGLLLVFLVGPLVAVSADGTPTIPAVIVQVPVVSILLLVAEMGLVLATVVLLVAGVQRFAEPAELLREGGS; translated from the coding sequence GTGAAGCGGAGCTGGCTGTTCGGCACGCTGCTGCGCCGAACCGGCGCCCAATGGCGCCTCCTCGCCGCGGTTATCGCCGTCGCCCTCATCGCCGGTTCTCTCATCACGTCTTTGGGCTTACTCGTCACGGCCACCGAGCAGGGCGGCATCCGTGGAGCGCTCGCCGACATTCCCGAGAGCCAGAGATCCATCGAGCTGCGCGTTATCCGCCCCTCGCTCGACATCGCCGACGTGCGCCCCGCTATGGATGCTGCGGTGACCGACGCGCTGGCCGGCTCCGCCACGACCACCGCGGTGGGTGTCGCGCTGAGCGGTTTCGAGGAAGTGCCTGCCGTGGGCGAACTTCCTGCCATCGGCTACTTGGGGGACCTGGACGGCATCACCGAACATGCCGCCCTTGTGGACGGTGAATGGGCCGCGGGCGGACAGGACGTGACCCTCCCCGCTGCTGCTGCGAAGGCCCTGCGCCTGGGCATTGGTGACACGATCGAGGTGGCGCGTCAGGACGTCACCGTTGTCGGAACCTATCTGGCGAACGACTCGTCGGAGTCGTACTGGTCGAGGGACTGGCTTCACGGCAAGGGCAACGATCCGGTGTATCCACGGCCTGATGTCGGCTTCTACGAACCCACCAATGCGTTCGGCCCATTGATCGTCGCACCGGGCGGACTCGACGCCTTCTTCGCGGGAATCGCTTTCGTCGACGTCGAGTACCTGCCCACGTTCAGCGCGGTCACGGTGGAGGGACTCGAGCCACTGCTTCAGCGGCTCGATGACGCGAACACCGACGTGCCCGCCGCAGTCACATCGGGATCCGAGGCGATCTTCTATTCGAGCGATGTCACCTATTCCATCCAGGCCGTTGCCGGCAGCCTGGTCGTAACCCGGTCGACCGTGGTCGTCGTCGGACTGCTGTTGCTCGTGTTGGGCATCGCCGCGATGGCGCAGATCGCTCGATTGTTTGTGGACGCGAGGTCATCGGAGCGCCAGTTGATGCGAGCCCGCGGCGCTTCGCTTCGACACATCATTGCGCTTGCCTTCGTCGAGGCGGTGTTCGTCGGCGCGGTAACAGCCGCCGCCAGCGCTCCGCTGGCGGCCCTCGCCTACCGTGTGCTCGCGGCGCAGCCTCCGATGGTCCGGGCCGGGATGCCCGTCGATGCAGGCCTGCCGCCGATCGCCTGGATCATCTCCGGCGGCATCGCCGCGGCCTTTGTCTCCGCACTGGTGCTGCCGCTGCTCGGGCGGGAGCGCAGTTTCGTCTCGAGCGAGCAGGCGAAAGCGCGGCCGCGCCTTGCGACCGGCATCATGCGCTCGGGGGTCGATGTCGTTCTCGTGATCCTCGCCGGAGTCGCTGTCTGGCAGCTGCAGTCCTACCGCAGCCCGGTGGCGTCAGGGTCGTCGCTGTCCGTGGATCCGGTGCTCGCAGCCGGTCCCGCGCTTGTGCTCCTGGCTACCGCCCTGGTCTGCGTGCGTCTCATTCCTGCCGCATCCCGACTGGTGGAACGCATCGGTGAAGGATCGCGCGGGGCGGTACTCGCGCTCGCGGCGTGGGAGGTGGGTCGTCGCCCACAGCGTGCGACGGCGGCCGTGCTGCTGCTCAGCCTCACCCTCGCCGTGGGAACATTCGGACTCGCGTTCCTCGACACCTGGCGCCAGTCGCAGGTCGATCAGGCCGAATTGGCTGCGGGCGCTCCCGTGCGCGTCCGCGCGGACCGCGAGGTACCCGCGGCCCAGGTGACGGAGTTGGAACGCGGTGCCCGGGGTGCCGCAGAACCCGTGATGCGGCGTACCGCCGGCGTTGGCCAGAACGGTACGGAAGGCAGCAGCAGTTCAGCAATCCTGCTCGGACTCAGCGCGGGTGCCCGCGAACTTATGGGGCGAGGACGCGTCGGCGAGGAGGGCGGGGATGCATTAGTCAGGGTGCTCGCACCAAACGGGGGTGACGCTACCGGGATCACCCTCCCCGCGGACAGGTTGACGTTCACCGTTCAGCTGGGCGACGCGTCAGCGCCGCTCTCGGGTGTGAGTGGCGACATGCGCGCCATCCTCGACAATGGAGCTGGAGTGCTGTCGGTGGAACCGATCGGCAAGGTCCCCATAGACGGCCTCGCCCACGAAGTCTCCGCTGGATTCGAGGGCGTACAAACACTCGTCGGGATCCAAGCCAGGTTCTTCGCTGACAATGAAGCCGAGTCACCGGGAGCCCCTATTCGAATGCTGGTGAAGGGGATTCCAGACAGCCCCACAGAGTGGAACCCGTCGACCACCGACACGCTCGGACTCGCGCCCGAGATCGTCGAGCCTCCCGAAGGATGGCAATTCGCGATGGATCTCGTGGTTCCGCCGAACGTGAGCGACCTGGTGGTCTCCGGTGTCGGCTGGAAGCCCTATGCCGCCATACCCGCCGTCTCCACCCAGCGCTTCGCCGACGACCTGTTCCTGCAGAACGGGGCGATTCTCTCCGCGGAAGTAGGTGGTGCGTCGGTGCGACTCTCCCTCGACGGGATCGTTCCGATGGTTCCGGGCGTGGCGACGCTGAGCGACCTCGAGGCCGGAAGCTCCGGTCTCGGCGCGGTGGGCAGCCAGGGCGACACAATTGTCGTCGACCAGGAGTTGCTGGCGCGGGCGCTCGCAGAGCAGGGCACCACGGATCCCCTGGTCGACGAGTGGTGGCTGGATGTCGCGCCGGGTCAGGGTGCCGCGTATGTGTCATCCCACGACGGTGCGATCAGCTCTGAAGTGCTCGGCACCACCCTGCAGGAAGCCCCGCTACGTGTGGGCACCCAGGCGGCGCTCTGGCTCGCCATCGCCGCGGGAGCGCTTCTCGCTGCTGTCGGTTTCGCCGCGCACAGTACCGCAACCCTGCGCGCCCGGCGTCTCGAGCTGGCCCAGCTGCGCGCCATCGGCTTCACCCGTCGCCGCCTCGTGGGACTGATCGGCGGCGAGTCACTGCTCATGGCCGGTCTGGGCGCCCTCTTCGGAGTCGGTATCGGCCTGTTGCTCGTCTTCCTCGTCGGCCCTCTGGTCGCCGTGTCCGCGGATGGCACCCCCACGATTCCTGCCGTGATCGTGCAGGTGCCGGTCGTCTCGATCCTCCTCCTTGTCGCGGAGATGGGCCTGGTGCTTGCCACCGTTGTGCTGCTGGTTGCAGGGGTGCAGCGATTCGCCGAACCCGCCGAGCTGCTGCGCGAGGGGGGATCCTGA
- a CDS encoding LuxR family transcriptional regulator, with protein MPPVALPPERLAIVSRLVSSVGTPGTRSVILGESGVGKSAVLDAVVEQIAAREGVIVLYTRADLGPDRLPFQIVHDLLAEVNVDAIDMPRTQRDALAHAAGRARSDGPLVPAHVHQAMDVVVRALAREAQVVVVFDDIDRLDPDSLELARFLIHRPTTRAQRPSYLASRTLGDAAHMSFARCSPSEVVTIPPLQDPLEAVLTPRELLVARSAAEGATNREIAERLFVSVRTVETQLSAAYRKLGLRSRSELTGAAR; from the coding sequence ATGCCTCCCGTCGCGCTCCCCCCGGAACGCCTGGCCATCGTCAGCCGCCTCGTCTCCAGCGTCGGCACCCCCGGCACCCGCTCGGTGATCCTCGGTGAGTCGGGTGTCGGCAAGAGCGCCGTGCTCGATGCCGTGGTCGAGCAGATCGCCGCTCGCGAGGGCGTCATCGTGCTGTACACGCGTGCCGATCTCGGACCGGACCGGCTGCCTTTCCAGATCGTGCACGACTTGCTCGCCGAGGTGAACGTCGACGCCATAGACATGCCGCGGACGCAACGGGATGCCCTCGCGCACGCCGCGGGTCGAGCCCGATCCGACGGGCCGCTCGTTCCCGCCCACGTGCACCAGGCCATGGACGTTGTGGTTCGCGCGCTCGCCCGCGAGGCGCAGGTCGTTGTGGTCTTCGACGACATCGATCGGCTCGACCCCGACTCGCTCGAGCTCGCCCGGTTCCTCATCCACCGCCCGACCACCCGCGCGCAGCGCCCCTCGTACCTCGCGTCCCGCACGCTCGGGGATGCCGCCCACATGTCCTTTGCGCGCTGCTCGCCGTCGGAGGTGGTGACGATTCCGCCGCTGCAGGACCCGCTCGAGGCTGTGCTTACCCCTCGTGAGCTGCTCGTCGCCCGATCCGCCGCCGAGGGGGCGACCAACCGGGAGATCGCCGAGCGCCTGTTCGTGAGTGTGCGCACCGTCGAGACGCAGCTGTCCGCCGCCTACCGCAAGCTCGGACTCCGCTCCCGCAGTGAGCTGACCGGCGCCGCGCGTTAA
- a CDS encoding SDR family NAD(P)-dependent oxidoreductase gives MKLDGTTALVTGASSGLGAATAAALTARGVTVLGLDLREAPGVIAADVTSEADVAAALTLVDAPLRLVVNCAGIAPGRRILSSKGTHGLELFRKAIEVNLVGTFNVMQLAAEVIAATEPDADGQRGLIVNTASVAAFEGQIGQIAYSASKGGVVGMTVPAARDLASSGIRVNTIAPGIVDTPMMAAMSPEIRSSLAASVPFPHRLARPEEYAQLVLMLAEHDYINGEVIRMDGALRMAPS, from the coding sequence ATGAAACTCGACGGCACTACGGCTCTCGTCACGGGGGCGTCATCCGGACTCGGAGCGGCCACGGCTGCGGCTCTCACTGCTCGCGGCGTGACCGTGCTCGGTCTCGACCTGCGTGAGGCGCCCGGCGTCATCGCGGCGGACGTCACGAGCGAGGCCGATGTGGCCGCGGCGCTCACGCTCGTGGATGCCCCGCTCAGACTCGTTGTGAACTGCGCGGGCATCGCGCCCGGGCGACGCATCCTCTCATCGAAGGGAACGCACGGGCTGGAGTTGTTCCGCAAGGCGATCGAGGTGAACCTCGTGGGCACCTTCAACGTCATGCAACTCGCGGCCGAGGTCATCGCTGCAACCGAACCCGATGCCGACGGCCAGCGCGGCCTGATCGTCAACACGGCATCGGTCGCGGCCTTCGAGGGGCAGATCGGGCAGATCGCCTACTCCGCCTCGAAGGGCGGCGTGGTCGGGATGACGGTGCCGGCCGCACGCGACCTCGCCAGTTCGGGTATCCGCGTCAACACGATCGCGCCCGGAATCGTCGACACCCCGATGATGGCCGCGATGTCTCCGGAAATCCGCTCGTCCCTGGCGGCGAGTGTGCCGTTCCCGCATCGGCTGGCCCGCCCCGAGGAGTACGCCCAGCTCGTGCTGATGCTCGCAGAGCACGACTACATCAACGGCGAGGTCATCCGCATGGATGGCGCGCTGCGCATGGCGCCGAGCTGA